ATGAGTCTTTGATTTGATAAGGAGGTTAATTGGCAAAACTGGAAAATGAAGCTCGAAGGCGGATGCGTAACAAGTCTGTCCGCAGCGTTGTTAAGACCTGTGTAGCCCGTGCAGAGGAGAGTATCGGTAAAAAGGAAACAGAGGCGGCTCAGGGCGAAGTAGTCAAGGCGATCAGTGTCCTAGACAATGCGGCGAAAAAGGGGGTCATCCACCCGAACCAGGCTGCTCGGCGCAAGTCGCGCCTGGTGAAGAAACTCAATCAAGTGGCGAAGAGCTAGGAGTGATCAGCCTGCTCTTGAGATTCCCTTGGTCTTTATGGCTTGACTAAGACTGGGTGGAGGAGTATTATTTCTCCTACGGGATCAGTGATCGAGCGTTTAGCGAGATCTGGTTTGACCTTGAAGATTACTTACCTTATTGGTGGATTGAGTTGAAGC
The DNA window shown above is from Chloroflexota bacterium and carries:
- the rpsT gene encoding 30S ribosomal protein S20; the protein is MAKLENEARRRMRNKSVRSVVKTCVARAEESIGKKETEAAQGEVVKAISVLDNAAKKGVIHPNQAARRKSRLVKKLNQVAKS